DNA from Triticum aestivum cultivar Chinese Spring chromosome 7D, IWGSC CS RefSeq v2.1, whole genome shotgun sequence:
GTCGGCCACCACTTTGTTGCCTTCCTCCCGATCATACCCTCCAGCGGCAATGAAAGTGCCCTTGAATGCTTTCCTGAAGGGCAGGAGCCCGTGCGGTATCTGCCTGCGTCCATCCACAATGGCCATCCGCGGCTCTACCATATGGCAATAGACAAACCCTTGATGTTTGTTGAGTTGTTGTACCATGTACATCCCGAGTGCATGTGGGTTGGAGTCGAAGCAGTCCATATAGTCCACGAATGGAGACAATCTGATTCCTACACGATCTGCACCAATTTCATTGATGATAGCATCAATTACTTCCACCGCAAAGCGGCATCGGTTCTCGAGGCTGCCACCATACTCGTCGGTGCGGTCGTTAGAGCTATCTTTCATGAACTGCTCCAATAGGTACCCGTGTGCCCCGTGGATCTCAACGCCGTCAAACCCCGCCTCGATGGCGTTACGGGCAGCGCGTCTGAAGTCATCGACGATCAGCGGTATCTCGTTTGTTAGAAGCTGTCGAGGCTTGGAGTAGACCATGCCAGACTCAGCATCAGGCGTTATCTGCTTGTCAGTGCTTGATATCGGCGCCTGTCCGTCCGGTTGAAAATCTGTTTTTGTTCAGATATAAACAGAGAGCAAGATAAGTAACAATTAATCAGTCGTTGGATCAAACAGGTTACCAACACAAAATAACATGGATGCCTAAATGCCTAATTGCTTAGGAAAGGATCAAATGAATCTGTTTTCTCTGCCTTGCAATTACAAACAGAGCAGATGATGAATTGATAATGACAACAGATAAATCGCAGCGTCAGCAAATTTGTTATGGTAAAGGTTATCAACACAAAATAGCATCGATTCTTCCCTCTCAGAAAAATGTTAGCATGGATTCCTAACTTACCGTTGGTGGAGACCCTCCCGACGTGCCAAATCTGGCAGAAGAAGAGAGCGCCCTTGCGGTGAACAGCATCGACGATGGGCTTCTAGGCATCGACCTGCTGCTGCGTCCAGACGCCGGGGGTCTCCGGGTACCCCTGCGGGGTGGCGGAGACGCCGGTGGCCTCGGCGATGAGCAGGCCGCCCTTGGTGGCCCGCTGCGAGTAGTACGCCGCCGCGTGCGGCTGCGGCACGTTGGCGTAGGAGCGGCAGCGCGTGAGCGGCGCGAGCACCACCCGATGGGAGAGCTCGAACTGGCCCATCTTGTGCGGCGTCAGCAGCGGGATCGCCTCCTTGGCCACCATCTTGCTCGCCGTGAACTGGATGCTATGCAAATTGCAGAAGAATCGGTAAATCTTGCGATGTTTCTTGCCTCTGAGCTCTGTTGTTTCTGAATGTCCGTGGCTGAATCAGGCTGAGGGCATGGCTGTATATTTATAGGTGCTGGTGATTGGAACCCTTCCTCCCGTGTGGCCGTGTGGCGTTGTTGTCTTTGTTTGACCAGCCGGTCTGTTCCCATTTCCCTGAGCTCGTCACCCTCTCCGTCATCATGTGTGAACCACGCAGCATGAGCGAGATGCATTGTATGTGGTCGTGTTCCATCTGCACACCAATCGAATGTGTGGTTGTCGATCCTGGTAGAAAGGGAGGACCAGCATGTCGGTGCCAAAACTGGTTCATCAGCAGGTGTCCTGGACTAATGGCTTTTGTTAGCGTGTACTTCACGAAAATGAAATCCCACGCATACATAGCACAAGACGTTTTTCTAGATCATTTAATTAAGAAGATGTATTCAGGTCGGCATTTATGTAATGAGGGTGTTTTTTAGACTTTAAGATATCAAGggtcttttctgcaaaaaaaaaaacagtttATACAATACtcctacttcctccgtccggaaaagtttatcccttaaatggatgtatctagcaccaagttagttcTAGATTACATGCATTTGAGGGACAACTTTTTCGGACAGAGAGAGTATACCTGGCCATCTGCCGGGCCGGGTCGGGCCTACGAAAACCCGAGGCAGAAAACCTAGGCCTGAGCCCGGCCCGGCATCGTCGGGCCTGGTTTTTGGGCCCAAGCCCAGCCCAAAAGTGATAAAGCTCGCCGGGCATCGGGCTGGGCCCCTTCAGTAAATCACGAAAACAATGGGGCCGGCCTTCCGGCTCAAAATCTAAGCCCGAGTGCAGCGTCGGGTCGGGCcgttcgggccgggctgcccatggccaggactaggAGGGAGTAGATGAGTAGTAGTACAGAATCAGATAAAATGTTCTCTTTCGTCCTTTCCTAGAAACGACTCCCATGGGATTAggtttcttcctcctcttgccgGCACCGTCGTCGCCCCGCCCCGCATCCGAAGGCCTTTGGACCGTGGAGGTGCGGAGGACCGCACCATACCCCCATCCCCTCGGAGGGGACCTGCTCACTTTCTTGTTAGGTTTCGCATGGGTTGCGTGGCGGCAGCGATGTCCCTCGAGTAGGAATAGTAGCTCCCATATCCGATTCCCGCCCGATGATGCGCCTAGCATATTTTTGAagagcgtgtggaggtgtgtctttgtCGAATATCATGAGATTCAGTCGGTTATGGTCTTCAGTGGATCCATTTAGATCCAGTCTTTGTTTGTGTGTTTACATATTTGATCCTTTCTGTGGCGTCCAGAGTtctgtggtgacgatgatggtgggaaCGATGTCGGCGACGTGGCAATGGTTgaggtagtcggctcttctccggcgtGTTCACGGGATTACCTCGGTTTGTTTGTTGCTGTGAAGTCGAAGTTGCGGCGGCGGGGCCCTGTCGTATACGATGACTGGCTGCAGGTGGCCCGTTCGGTGATCTTCTGTGGCGCCAACCGTGTCTGGTTTTGTCCTTCGTAGTTCTTCCTCAGAGTTGGAGCTGCGCTGTCTGGTCGCAGGTGGCTGAGTTTTGGCACGGATCTTCATACACCCCCACATGGCCTCTTCGGTGTGAGTTGACTCGACGATCGCCTACGGCGAAGTCGGAGTCGTTTGCTCAAGGTTTAGGGATGGTAATGATGCCTCTAGAAGAAGAGTGATGACGATGACGCCTGCGTGCTGTCTCGGCGATGCCCTCATTGGAGTGGTGTGCGTGGGTCTCTTGTGTGTGTGCCGCTCAGCGGTTGTGATGGTTTTTGCCCGGTTTTCTATAATCAACTGGGCAATCTGGTTTTTGCTCGATTTTCCCTAATTAACTGAGCAACTCTTTTCTTCTTAATGAATGCAGAAACTCTGCCATTTCGAAAAAAATAtttgatcctttcgatctacgACTCTCTTCATTGTCGATGGCTACTCTATGCGTTGTTCCTTTGGAGCTGTCTACTATAACAAGATTCGCCGAACTTTGATGAGGGAGGTGCGATGACGATGACGTTTCGGCTTGCTCTATtgcttgtagtcgtcgttaggtggtctatAGACCTTGTTGAAATTTGTGCAACCTCTAATTTTCTCTGTAGTATCATGATTATATGAATAGATTGAAAATGTCTTTTGCAAAAAGTTGTATAAACAAAAGGTCACTTAAAAATTCTTACAGTTTCTCCTTGCTTACCTGCAGTAATTTTTTCCAATCAGCACGTGCAATTTGTTTTACCATTTTTGCATATAGAACCAAAACTGTCACTTTTGCCCCAGGCGTCGATAGGAAGAAGACACGGGAAGGTTCCTCACCTTCGCATCCGTTGAGTGCCATCGCACATGCTTACATCGCGCCAACGTCACTGCAAACGTGGGGGCTCACTGTCACCGCTGTCGTTGTGTGGCGCAGTGTGTGTGCACGTGTGTGTCCTGCTTGCAGAAACCGTACGAGTCGGTGCCTCGAACTAGCGTACATGCGGATCGTAGCTAGTCCGGCCAGGCTCCTTGCCGCTCGCCGCGGCCACGGTCACCAGCCCGCTCCGGTGCCTCTCGACGTGATCCCACCTCTGCAGCGACGCGTACAGGTTGGACAGCCCGTACGCGGCGCCGTCGCGGCCGTCCAGCTCCGCGATCCGCCTCGCCGCCCACTCGCTCGCCGTCACGCCGTCCCCCGAGCTGCGCGCATGGAGCAGCAGGCACCCCAGGACCTTGGCGTTGGGCCGGACGGGCATCGTCCGCACGAGCCGCACGGCCTCGCCGAGCAGCCCCGCGCGGCACAGCAGGTCCACCATGCAGCCGTAGTGCTCCGCCCCGGGAGCCACCCCGTGGGCCGGCAGCATCTCCGCGAAGAGCTCACGGCCCTCGCGCACCAGACCGGAGTGGCTGCACGCCGACAGGAGCGCCACGAACGTCACCGAGTCCGGCCTGACCTCGTTGTTCTTATTGCTCGTCTCCACCATGTCGCGGAACGCCCTGACGGCATCCTCGCCGCGGCCGTTCCTGCCTAGCCCCGCGATCACCGTGTTCCAGCAGAAGAGGTTGGGCGCGCCGGACGGCATGGCGCTGAAGACCTCGAGCGCGCGGTCCACGCTCCCGCACTTGAAGTACATGTCCATGAGGGCGTTGCTCAGCACCGCGTCGGTGCTTGTCCCCAGCAGCTGCCGGGTGGAGAGATGGACCGCCCGGCCAAAGCCGAAGTCCCCCACCTGCGTGCAAGCAGTCACCACGGTGGCAATGGTGACCGCGGTGGGCCTCGGCGCCTGCCCCTCATCCTGCGTCAGCCGGCGGAACATCGCGATGGCCGCGGCGGGGTCTCCCCGGCGCAGATACCCGGCCATCATCGTGTTATACGTGACGACGTCCCGCAGCGAGGAGCCCATACGGTCGAACAGCTCCCGGGCGGCGTCCATCCGCCCGGCCTTGCAGTACCCGTCGACcatcgcgttccacgagacggcGCTGCTCGTCGCCGCGCGCAGGCTCGCCTCGAAGACGGCCCTGGCGGAGGCGAGGTCGCCGACCCTGCAGTAGCACGTGAGCAGGGTGTTCCACGACGCGGGGGTCCTGTCCGGCCCCGGCATTCGGTCGAACAGCCTCCGCGCGTCGGCCGCCCTCCCCGAGGCGCCGAGCGCGGCCAGCATGGCGTTGAAGGCGACCGCGTCCCTGCgcggcatttcgtcgaacagccGCTGGGCGGGAGCCAGGAGGCCGCGCCTGCCGTAGCGGACGAGCAAGGCGGTCGCAAGCACGACGTCGGAGGCGAGTCCCAGCTTGCAGACGAGGCAGTGGAGGGCCTGCTCTTCCCGGCGGCCGCGGCATCCCGTGACCGCGCGCAGGATGGCGGCGCGGCCGCGCGGAAGCGTCCTCGGCTGCATCTGCCGTATCTTCTCTCCCAGGAAACTGAATTTCCATTAGCCGCCCTCTGAATTCACAGTGAACTTGAGCGCAAGTCAGAATTCTCAGGTTCTTGTTTCAcaggaaaaagagagagagagagagagagaataattCTCAGGTTGACACTCAAGCACTTGGCAGGCCGCTTCGGTTTGTGCAACAAGTTTTGTCAAATTTGGCATTGTGAAAAATTACGCAGCTAAATGCTTTCGTGACTTTGCACTGATCCATTGCAATCATCAAAGACATTCTGAATTCAACCCTGTTGCGCTTAGATTCGAAAAAAACACAAACACTTTCTATTTGTTGGCTGAAACAATTGACTACGAAAATGCAAGCAAATTACAGTTGCACCTATTTTCCTATTCGTAGGGTGGCTTGCATCCCCTCTCATCATACGATaggatggtggagcgtggaggTATAGATGAAACCTTTGTCCCGATGGGGTTAGTGTCGGTGACGTTGGTGTTTTTTGGCGTTATTTACTTCCCACGTTGTTTTTCCCTTTATCTCGGGTCTCTTTGGCACTCAATCATTGGCGTGTGCTTGGTGGTAGAGTCTAGCTTCGTTTAGGGATTGTTTGTGTTCGTCACTTGAATTTTTGCATGGTTACCCTCTAACCAGGGCAAAATGTTGTGTGGTTTCGGCTTAATTTTTCTTACAAACCAGTCAAACTCTCTTCTCCTTAACGAAATGACAGGAGCACCTCGCCCTCTGACAATGTCTCACTGAAAATGTAGGGATGGCTTCCATCTGTCAGGCGGTGACCACTTAGGGTCGATCTGGGGTCGACGAAATGTCTTGCAACGTGgttatttaatactccctccgtcccataatataagagcatttttgacactaatgtagtgttaaaaacgctcttatattagtgtcaaaaacgctcttatattatgtggggggggggggggggggcgaacataAAGCTCAAAGCTCGGTGAGCTTAACGAGCGCTCGTTTGATTGTCACGTGCTCATTTTGTCAACGAACTGAGGCAATCTCGTTAACTTGTTAATATTCTTAGTAACTCGTGACTAGTCCATGTAATCACAATTAGGTAGCCCACTCCCCACTTTAGATATCTTATGTCGCATTGCTTGTTCTCTGACTACATGACACTAGTCTTTTATCATTTCATCTCGTAGTCGAACGGAGGCGAAGGCATCAAGCGAGTTGTGGTCGGCAAACTTGATATTTGATACAATGACACCTATGGTTGAACCTTTAACAAGTGCTCATGAGTGTTCGCGAGCGTGTAGCAAAATCGAGTCGATCTTGGATATTAGCTCGTCGAGGATAACAAGCTTAACGAACCAAAGCCTTAGCGACCATGAGCTTTAACGAGCCGAGCAGGCTCACATTTTAGCATAAAATGCACCTTTGCCTTTTTTTTGGCAAGTAATGCACCTCTGCCCTTGCAGGCTCACGTGGCTTCATGTTGCTGGATACAAACCCATTTTATCCAACTTGAGTTGGTTTATTGCTCGAGTTGTATGGTATTCCGGTGAATTAATTTATTGGGGAAAGTGAGCTAGGTAATGCATTTGCAGGGTAAACATGCTTATCATACCGAGCCAAAAATATAAATGGTTATCCAATAGCATATGATATGTTAATTGGTATTTTCATCCAACGACGATCAGATCAATTTTATACCGTAGTTTATGATTAGATGAAATAGGCAAGTATTCCTATCCAACTTATTTGTAAGTTCTTTATTATGAACTTGGAAAAAATGGGTGTCCCTTTGGTTtgttactgtaagtgcatctagtgccacccctagttggttttgagtATTGACGATAAActtggttaagggactaatgtgtttgtgagaattgcaggataacacaggtagtagtcccttattgattgggtttacctaccagagatgatctctaaaaatgtgtgaagacattgaagacaatggtggtttgtgaagatattcacaatgaagattatgacatgagaagacattcatgtgaagactatggagtgcgaagacatagttgtttcgtagttttcttttcttctttgttgatcataggaaccaccgtactgttaagtggggtccaagtgaacaaagtcagagtgactaaagtgatgctcaaccaaaatcctatgtcttcgagcgaagacaacgagagcaaatcttgtccagagctggatgagtcagctttacttgtagcccaagtcaagttgccgcgtatggttgaaatccgaccgttggacacgtgtcggttccttagtgacctagggtcatttcggacaaatcaggtcgggttgcctcctggctataaatagctcaccccctacaacataaattggtggctgctcagacttagtgcacgacttttgtcgtttgagagcaacccacctccgaagcatttgagagagagatctttgcgaggacaaagcccaaaacacccagagccaaagagtgttaggcatcactgaagtctttctgtctgcgtgatctgaagacttgttatacttgaggactgtgtatcctccagccggttaggcgtcacgttctaagcatccaagcactacaaaaaaagacacatccgtgatattttgggccgaacgaattttttttctgtcatgcttatgacacttttatgacgataattgtgacaaaacccggta
Protein-coding regions in this window:
- the LOC123166807 gene encoding pentatricopeptide repeat-containing protein At3g29230, with the translated sequence MQPRTLPRGRAAILRAVTGCRGRREEQALHCLVCKLGLASDVVLATALLVRYGRRGLLAPAQRLFDEMPRRDAVAFNAMLAALGASGRAADARRLFDRMPGPDRTPASWNTLLTCYCRVGDLASARAVFEASLRAATSSAVSWNAMVDGYCKAGRMDAARELFDRMGSSLRDVVTYNTMMAGYLRRGDPAAAIAMFRRLTQDEGQAPRPTAVTIATVVTACTQVGDFGFGRAVHLSTRQLLGTSTDAVLSNALMDMYFKCGSVDRALEVFSAMPSGAPNLFCWNTVIAGLGRNGRGEDAVRAFRDMVETSNKNNEVRPDSVTFVALLSACSHSGLVREGRELFAEMLPAHGVAPGAEHYGCMVDLLCRAGLLGEAVRLVRTMPVRPNAKVLGCLLLHARSSGDGVTASEWAARRIAELDGRDGAAYGLSNLYASLQRWDHVERHRSGLVTVAAASGKEPGRTSYDPHVR